One genomic segment of Hydra vulgaris chromosome 14, alternate assembly HydraT2T_AEP includes these proteins:
- the LOC101236078 gene encoding ataxin-7-like protein 1 isoform X2 encodes MIVPVNNKVQTQRNIMTDKIGKFSLSSGTSWSLFAENTVFEESEETMVVKLGKSAETTRLHIEDSNKFGYCPSQAGFHLSVCKQCQKLVMLPSLQKHYESKHIKFLSTVKPVSPKCYNSQPLSSPTNVSFSTTDTKVNNLVKPVKLVNKSTKPCIRIEEIDPNEENVKIEEVPLTIPLFKNPADKLMLPKIVLKKCEANKSKLISPVRSPCFLSKNKKSLHIKEYDADKHCGVWIPDQEKNCTRSLTCKTHTLSLRRQVPGRSKHFDILLAEHRAQVALKAQENVLTSNRIPINSPLDKIIQSSGTILNITNREKDMAGPNLKSPKSNNHSQHSPVTKQSEYDISEEVIGSSNLPTLLYHPRPMKINSFGSRQTNLHCRIFSRRNDRIYYAATSLIDQYKNSSSTSCMNLVLKDSRIKQDGISSDINDPIQKAIFHKQRIKTNKLNGTKRQLSHNDVQTGIIADSLSYAVSAKRRHSSEINMLETHSLENQEAVNVLLETQTSFSKPVANLSYLNQQPASIAASVAFMQTNTDHISNRRSKPANAQIGCNVTLSSVGFVMTKNLENVTTSHNKSHVLHSPIDNLFTSNSKEMPAPNVTITQGMLVSLPTAVLQSSSNQRVYSIASQLQDLINQPKLPVNTVSSLGPHIQVGNIYL; translated from the exons attcaaaCAAGTTTGGATACTGTCCTTCTCAAGCTGGCTTTCATTTATCAGTGTGCAAGCAGTGCCAAAAGTTGGTTATGTTACCATCCTTACAAAAACACTATG aatcgaAGCATATAAAGTTTCTCAGCACTGTAAAACCTGTTTCTCCTAAGTGCTATAATTCTCAACCACTGTCATCTCCAACTAATGTTAGCTTTTCAACCACTGATACAAAAGTAAACAATTTAGTAAAACCTGTCAAGTTAGTTAATAAAAGCACAAAGCCATGCATTCGAATAGAAGAAATTGATCCGAAtgaagaaaatgttaaaattgaaGAAGTTCCACTTACTattccactttttaaaaatcctgCTGATAAACTAATGTTACCaaagattgttttaaaaaaatgtgaagctaacaaaagtaaattaataagtCCTGTTAGATCTCCCTGTTTTTTATCAAAGAATAAGAAAAGTCTTCACATTAAAg aatatgaTGCAGACAAGCATTGCGGCGTATGGATACCTGATCAGGAAAAAAACTGTACACGTTCTCTCACATGTAAA acacATACTTTATCTCTGCGTCGACAAGTTCCTGGTAGGTCTAAGCATTTTGATATTCTGCTGGCAGAACATCGAGCACAGGTTGCTTTAAAAGCGCAAGAAAATGTTTTGACAAGTAATCGTATCCCGATAAATTCACCACTTGACAAAATAATACAATCAAGTGGTACTat attgaataTTACAAACAGAGAAAAAGATATGGCTGGGCCAAATCTCAAATCCCCAAAGT caaaTAATCACAGCCAACATTCACCTGTCACAAAGCAATCAGAGTATGATATTTCTGAAGAAGTGATTGGTTCATCTAATCTACCTACATTATTATATCATCCTAGACCAATGAAA ataaattcCTTTGGATCTAGACAAACTAATTTACATTGCCGTATATTTTCGCGTCGAAATGATCGCATTTATTATGCAGCAACTTCTCTCATAGATCAATATAAAAACTCGTCTTCTACAAG ttgcaTGAACTTAGTTTTGAAAGATTCTCGAATAAAACAAGatg GTATTTCTTCTGATATTAATGATCCCATACAGAAAGCAATATTTCACaaacaaagaattaaaacaaataaattaaatggtACCAAAAGACAGTTATCACATAATGATGTTCAAACAGGCATCATTGCTGATTCACTAAGTTATGCTGTGTCAGCAAAAAGGCGACACTCTTCTGAAATCAATATGTTAGAAACTCATTCATTAGAAAACCAAGAAGCTGTAAATGTTTTACTTGAAacccaaacaagtttttcaaaaccAGTTGCTAATCTTTCTTATTTAAACCAACAACCTGCAAGCATTGCTGCAAGTGTAGCTTTTATGCAGACAAACACTGACCATATTTCTAATCGACGCTCAAAACCAGCTAATGCACAAATTGGTTGCAATGTCACATTGAGCTCTGTAGGTTTTGTTATGACAAAGAACTTAGAAAATGTTACTACTTCTCACAATAAAAGTCATGTACTTCATAGTCCTATAGATAATTTGTTTACTTCTAATTCTAAAGAAATGCCAGCTCCAAATGTGACAATTACTCAAGGCATGTTAGTTTCGTTACCCACAGCTGTTTTGCAAAGTAGTTCAAATCAAAGAGTTTACAGTATTGCTTCTCAATTGCAAGACTTGATTAACCAACCTAAACTTCCTGTTAATACAGTTTCATCACTAGGCCCTCATATACAAGTaggcaatatttatttataa